CACTCATCGTCTTTATATCGGCCCAGCTGTGCGCACCCTGCTCCACGGCGACGATTCGATCGTTTCGGTTCTTCTTTTTTTGATCGACCTGCTCGCCCTCGATCACGCCGATGATTCGGCACGTTAGCACGCACCCGGGAAATGCGGGCTCATCCATCAGCACCAGAACATCTACCGGATCGCCGTCGTCAGCCATGGTTGAGGGAACAAAGCCGAAGTCATAAGGAAATTCCATCCCAGCGGGCAAGACCCGCTTCAGTTGAAACACGTGCTCCTGGGGATCAAAGGCGAACTTGTTGCGGCTTCCCTTCGGGGTCTCGATGACGACCCGAAGCAATCGCTTGTCACTTGCGTCGAAAGGCTTGAGGCGGATTGGGTTGGCCAGCCCGTTCTTCTTGCTCATACGGTTGCGGAACCTCGGTCACTGTTAGACGTGGATGCGAAGATTGGGCGGAAGGTTGATTCCTTCCCATCGGACATCTGAGTTTCGCGGCGCGACCCTGAAATTTCGCGGCACGACCCTGAAAGAAGAACTTCGGAAAACCTTGTTTGCGTTCTGCCCATCCAAGAGCAGGTTTTCGGAGGGCGAAAATGGCAAGTGAAGCGTCAGAGCGGGTCATCACTCTCCTTCAGGAACTCAAGATGTTGAAGGAGCAAAACCAGGACTACGAATCCAATCCCAGTGAGGACGGGCGGGAGGAGCATCTGCTGCGCCAGAAGCGTCACGAGGAGATAACCGACGAGATCAAGGCCGTCGCGCGAATCAAAGAAGCGGAATAAAACTTTCATCAAACAAATGTCGTCAACGGGTACTCAACGGATGGCATCGAAAGGGCAGAACTCAAATTACAACTGGAGGAATCATGGAAAACAATGGACTCAAGGAACTGTACATCGACGAATTGCGAGACTTGTACAGCGCAGAAAATCAACTGGTGAAAGCACTGCCCAAGATGGCAGAGGGGGCAGCATCAGACGAGCTTCGGCAAGGCTTCGAGGAGCACCTGGAACAGACAAAAGGACATGTGCAGCGTCTCGAGCAGATTTTCGAGGAGCTCGGCGAAAAACCGAAAGGCAATAAATGTAAAGGGATGCAAGGACTCATTGAAGAAGGCTCAGATGTTCTGAACGAAGACTTCGAAGAGGCGGTATTGGATGCCGCACTTATCGGAGCGGCCCAGCGGGTCGAACACTATGAAATTGCTGCCTACGGAACGGTCTCCGCGTTTGCGGAACTTCTTGGACAATCGGAGCAGGCATCTTTGCTAAACGAAACTCTTCAGGAGGAGAAGGAGACAGACGAGAAGTTGACCGAGCTGTCGAAAGAAATCAATTCGCAGGCCAACGAAGGAAGCAGCGAGGAGGACAGGAAAGAAGGCAGCGAAATGTCCACCGGGAAAACTCGGGGAGCACAGAAAACGGGGCGACGAACAGCAGCATAGGAGTTTGGCTGTCAGGGCAGGAGGGAAGGCGATATTTCTCTCTTGCCCTCTGGTTCACGTCATGCAGCATTCGGCTGACAGCTCCGCGACTCGGGAGAAGGTTGACAACACCGCCGCTCGGCTCATTCCCTCCAGGGCTTCCATCACTGCGTTACGGCAATCCGCGCGCGCGTGCCACGCCTGCGAGCTTTGGAGAAATGCTACGCAGACGGTTTTCGGAGAAGGAAGCTCGAAGGCATCGATTATGCTGGTCGGAGAACAACCGGGAGATCGAGAGGACCGAATCGGTCGTCCTTTTGTGGGTCCGGCTGGGAAGCTACTCGATGAAGCGTTGACCGAAGCCGGCATCGACCGCGCCCGGGTGTATGTGACTAATGTCGTGAAACATTTCAAGTGGTCGCCCGCGGAGCGCGGCAAGCGACGCATTCATAAGAAGCCTCGATATTCGGAAATTCATGCGTGCCGTCCGTGGCTGGATGCAGAGCTTCAGGTGGTCAAACCGCAGATACTGGTTTGCCTGGGAGCCACCGCGGCGCAGGCACTGCTGGGAAGAGACTTCAGCGTCACTCGGCGTCACGGGCAAGTTGTCGAGTCGCCGCTTGCGCCGTTCGTCACAGCCACTGTTCATCCATCCTCGATTCTACGAGCGCCGGACGGCGAATCGCGGCAGAAGCAGATGCGTATGTTTATCGACGACCTTAAGGGAG
Above is a window of Candidatus Sulfotelmatobacter sp. DNA encoding:
- a CDS encoding inorganic diphosphatase codes for the protein MSKKNGLANPIRLKPFDASDKRLLRVVIETPKGSRNKFAFDPQEHVFQLKRVLPAGMEFPYDFGFVPSTMADDGDPVDVLVLMDEPAFPGCVLTCRIIGVIEGEQVDQKKKNRNDRIVAVEQGAHSWADIKTMSDLGKKFCVELEEFFVNYHRLSGKQFRVLGVRGPDHARKLIKSGMRR
- a CDS encoding UdgX family uracil-DNA binding protein (This protein belongs to the uracil DNA glycosylase superfamily, members of which act in excision repair of DNA. However, it belongs more specifically to UdgX branch, whose founding member was found to bind uracil in DNA (where it does not belong), without cleaving it, appears to promote DNA repair by a pathway involving RecA, rather than base excision.), producing the protein MQHSADSSATREKVDNTAARLIPSRASITALRQSARACHACELWRNATQTVFGEGSSKASIMLVGEQPGDREDRIGRPFVGPAGKLLDEALTEAGIDRARVYVTNVVKHFKWSPAERGKRRIHKKPRYSEIHACRPWLDAELQVVKPQILVCLGATAAQALLGRDFSVTRRHGQVVESPLAPFVTATVHPSSILRAPDGESRQKQMRMFIDDLKGVAHLAEKNGA
- a CDS encoding ferritin-like domain-containing protein encodes the protein MENNGLKELYIDELRDLYSAENQLVKALPKMAEGAASDELRQGFEEHLEQTKGHVQRLEQIFEELGEKPKGNKCKGMQGLIEEGSDVLNEDFEEAVLDAALIGAAQRVEHYEIAAYGTVSAFAELLGQSEQASLLNETLQEEKETDEKLTELSKEINSQANEGSSEEDRKEGSEMSTGKTRGAQKTGRRTAA